From Hylaeus volcanicus isolate JK05 chromosome 2, UHH_iyHylVolc1.0_haploid, whole genome shotgun sequence, the proteins below share one genomic window:
- the LOC128872427 gene encoding NADH dehydrogenase [ubiquinone] 1 beta subcomplex subunit 7: MGNVLKTFGNWSDFPDSFKPPSFDPQLGFPNGRKERVMIATEQEMIAGKVPKRFRDYCAHKYLEYTACERRHWPIHPRCRQEQHAYIRCQAEDYYLRMKEYERERRLLRREKRKMEKQNQTAAAAS; the protein is encoded by the exons ATGGGTAACGTGTTAAAAACTTTTGGAAATTGGAGTGATTTCCCGGACAGCTTCAAACCTCCGTCATTCGATCCGCAATTGGGATTTCCTAATGGTCGTAAAGAAAGGG TAATGATAGCAACAGAGCAAGAAATGATAGCAGGCAAAGTTCCAAAAAGATTCAGAGATTATTGTGCTCACAAGTACTTAGAATATACAGCCTGCGAAAGAAGACATTGGCCTATACATCCTCGTTGTAGACAAGAACAACACGCCTACATTCGTTGTCAAGCTGAAGA CTATTATTTGCGAATGAAAGAATACGAACGAGAACGCCGACTTCTAAGgagagaaaagaggaaaatggAGAAACAAAACCAGACTGCGGCGGCAGCGTCTTAG
- the LOC128872426 gene encoding probable U2 small nuclear ribonucleoprotein A' isoform X2, which translates to MVKLTPDLIQQSMQYINPVKDRELDLRGYKIPTIENLGATLDQFDTIDFSDNDIRKLDGFPLLKRIKTLFFNNNRIVRIGEGLEHCIPNLETLMLTGNMIQELGDLEPLTQFPQLRLLDFRKIKMKEREAAIAYFRSKKGKEMVREIAKKAKTQATGAFTDKPLTTLEERNKIREAITNASSLEEVQRLSKLLQAGHMPNEERLQTGNNIPEAMEEEDD; encoded by the exons ATGGTGAAATTAACGCCAGATTTAATACAACAATCTATGCAGTATATAAATCCTGTAAAGGATCGTGAATTGGATCTGAGAG GATACAAAATACCTACGATCGAAAACTTGGGCGCAACTCTG gaTCAGTTTGACACTATAGATTTCTCAGACAATGATATTAGGAAGTTGGATGGGTTTCCTTTATTAAAACGAATCAAGACGCTCTTTTTCAACAATAATCGTATTGTTAGAATTGGGGAAGGATTGGAGCATTGCATACCAAACTTAGAAACCCTTATGCTAACTGGAAATATGATTCAAGAACTTGGTGACTTGGAACCACTGACCCA GTTTCCACAACTTAGGCTTCTAGAttttaggaaaattaaaatgaaggagCGCGAAGCTGCAATTGCTTACTTTAGAAgtaagaaaggaaaagaaatggtTCGTGAGATAGCTAAAAAGGCAAAAACACAAGCTACTGGTGCATTTACGGATAAACCTTTAACCACACTAGAGGAACGCAACAAAATTAGGGAGGCTATTACGAATGCTTCTTCCCTTGAAGAAGTACAACGTCTTAGTAAATTGCTTCAAGCTGGACATATGCCTAATGAGGAAAGGCTACAAACTG GAAACAATATACCTGAAGCAATGGAAGAAGAGgatgattaa
- the LOC128872426 gene encoding probable U2 small nuclear ribonucleoprotein A' isoform X1 yields MVKLTPDLIQQSMQYINPVKDRELDLRGYKIPTIENLGATLDQFDTIDFSDNDIRKLDGFPLLKRIKTLFFNNNRIVRIGEGLEHCIPNLETLMLTGNMIQELGDLEPLTQLKNLTNLCLLQNPVSAKPQYRQYVVYRFPQLRLLDFRKIKMKEREAAIAYFRSKKGKEMVREIAKKAKTQATGAFTDKPLTTLEERNKIREAITNASSLEEVQRLSKLLQAGHMPNEERLQTGNNIPEAMEEEDD; encoded by the exons ATGGTGAAATTAACGCCAGATTTAATACAACAATCTATGCAGTATATAAATCCTGTAAAGGATCGTGAATTGGATCTGAGAG GATACAAAATACCTACGATCGAAAACTTGGGCGCAACTCTG gaTCAGTTTGACACTATAGATTTCTCAGACAATGATATTAGGAAGTTGGATGGGTTTCCTTTATTAAAACGAATCAAGACGCTCTTTTTCAACAATAATCGTATTGTTAGAATTGGGGAAGGATTGGAGCATTGCATACCAAACTTAGAAACCCTTATGCTAACTGGAAATATGATTCAAGAACTTGGTGACTTGGAACCACTGACCCAGTTAAAGAATTTGACTAATCTTTGTCTACTACAAAATCCAGTCTCTGCAAAACCTCAGTACAGGCAATATGTCGTATATAGGTTTCCACAACTTAGGCTTCTAGAttttaggaaaattaaaatgaaggagCGCGAAGCTGCAATTGCTTACTTTAGAAgtaagaaaggaaaagaaatggtTCGTGAGATAGCTAAAAAGGCAAAAACACAAGCTACTGGTGCATTTACGGATAAACCTTTAACCACACTAGAGGAACGCAACAAAATTAGGGAGGCTATTACGAATGCTTCTTCCCTTGAAGAAGTACAACGTCTTAGTAAATTGCTTCAAGCTGGACATATGCCTAATGAGGAAAGGCTACAAACTG GAAACAATATACCTGAAGCAATGGAAGAAGAGgatgattaa